Proteins encoded in a region of the Novibacillus thermophilus genome:
- a CDS encoding MFS transporter, which translates to MTNRTIWLYALLFLAFFDLHAQHPILPHYAYSLGASAALLGFILAGYSAANMAGNIMAGPLIDRFGSKVFIVLSLCLAGIFLLFQGTVSSASQLFYLRLMTGFVIAFLSPACFAFLGKQGTGLEEQGRIMAKNGMMITLASIVSPVIGGWLADQLGFDRTFVLFGLILMFGG; encoded by the coding sequence GTGACGAACCGGACCATATGGTTGTACGCGCTACTGTTTCTCGCCTTTTTTGATTTGCACGCCCAACATCCGATCCTGCCGCATTACGCTTACAGCTTGGGTGCGTCGGCTGCACTGCTCGGGTTTATATTAGCCGGTTACTCTGCCGCGAACATGGCAGGGAACATCATGGCCGGACCACTCATCGACCGCTTCGGGAGCAAAGTATTCATCGTTTTAAGTTTGTGTTTAGCGGGTATCTTCCTACTGTTTCAAGGAACGGTATCCAGTGCTTCGCAACTGTTCTACCTCAGACTCATGACGGGGTTTGTCATTGCGTTTCTTTCACCGGCTTGTTTCGCCTTTCTTGGAAAACAGGGAACCGGCTTGGAAGAACAGGGACGCATCATGGCCAAAAACGGCATGATGATTACCCTCGCTTCCATCGTGTCACCGGTCATCGGGGGCTGGTTGGCCGACCAATTGGGTTTCGATCGCACATTTGTCCTGTTCGGCTTAATTTTAATGTTCGGGGGGTGA
- the resA gene encoding thiol-disulfide oxidoreductase ResA, producing MHKKKRRYWIRVSVLTLFTMLLGFAIYQTVLSDQSEVLEEGDKAPDFTLQTLEGEDVALSDYRGQGVLINFWASWCEPCKAEMPAIERRYEKFKEHGFEVLAVNVGESKLSVKGFVRGFDLSFPILLDPDKHVTTDLYHIGPLPSSIFVKPDGTVSKIVIGQMNDSLIEQNVLNILPEE from the coding sequence ATGCATAAAAAAAAGAGAAGGTACTGGATACGCGTCAGCGTATTGACCTTATTCACGATGCTGCTCGGCTTTGCCATATATCAGACGGTTTTGAGCGACCAGTCAGAGGTGTTGGAAGAAGGGGATAAGGCGCCTGACTTTACTCTGCAGACGCTGGAAGGGGAAGATGTCGCGCTGTCGGATTACCGCGGGCAAGGCGTACTCATCAACTTCTGGGCATCGTGGTGTGAACCGTGTAAGGCAGAGATGCCTGCTATCGAGCGCCGTTACGAGAAGTTCAAAGAACACGGCTTTGAAGTGTTGGCGGTGAATGTAGGGGAATCAAAGCTTTCGGTCAAAGGGTTTGTTCGCGGATTTGACCTTAGTTTTCCCATTTTACTCGATCCGGATAAACATGTGACGACGGACCTGTACCATATCGGGCCGTTGCCGTCCTCCATCTTTGTCAAACCGGACGGAACGGTTAGCAAAATCGTCATCGGACAGATGAACGATTCGCTCATTGAGCAGAACGTACTGAACATACTGCCGGAAGAGTAG
- a CDS encoding metal-sensitive transcriptional regulator, translating to MRDKSVVQPHKTELFNRLKRIEGQVRGIQRMIEEDRYCIDILFQVAAVKSAMNQVALKLMEDHTRHCVSKAIKNNNEDDAIDELMDVVKRLTK from the coding sequence ATGCGTGACAAATCGGTCGTACAACCGCACAAAACAGAGTTATTCAACCGCTTAAAACGCATTGAAGGCCAAGTGAGAGGAATTCAACGGATGATCGAAGAAGATCGTTACTGCATCGACATACTGTTTCAAGTAGCCGCCGTCAAGTCGGCGATGAACCAAGTGGCCTTGAAGTTAATGGAAGATCACACGCGGCACTGTGTCAGTAAAGCGATTAAAAATAACAATGAAGATGACGCGATCGATGAATTAATGGACGTCGTGAAACGGCTGACAAAGTGA
- a CDS encoding TVP38/TMEM64 family protein — protein sequence MAVLILMLSIGFMTVRSFGIDRLTPAAFRDFILSFGTWAPLLYIFLYTVRPLFLFPASLLSISGGITFGPWWGTLYDLIGASLGAYLSFGLSRALGRGTVEKWFGRRIHKLDNFVAENGFRTILFLRLIPMLSFDAISYGGGLSKIRFCHFAPATTIGMIPGAFTFNFLGHSLHDVFSPTFYVAVGLVLLLVLLPVIHKSFKGRRHKDVV from the coding sequence TTGGCTGTCCTGATTCTTATGTTGTCCATTGGCTTTATGACTGTGCGCAGTTTTGGCATCGATCGGTTGACGCCTGCTGCTTTTCGCGATTTTATACTGTCTTTCGGCACGTGGGCCCCGCTTTTGTACATATTTCTCTATACAGTGCGCCCGCTGTTTTTGTTTCCGGCTTCGCTGTTGTCTATTTCCGGCGGCATTACGTTTGGGCCGTGGTGGGGGACGTTGTACGACTTGATCGGCGCGTCCCTCGGGGCTTACTTGTCATTTGGGCTTTCCCGCGCTCTCGGGAGGGGGACGGTGGAAAAATGGTTCGGGCGGCGTATCCACAAGTTGGACAACTTTGTGGCTGAGAACGGCTTCCGTACCATTCTCTTTTTAAGGCTGATCCCGATGTTGTCGTTTGACGCCATCAGTTACGGAGGTGGCCTTTCTAAAATACGCTTCTGTCACTTTGCGCCGGCCACCACCATCGGCATGATACCCGGCGCGTTCACGTTTAATTTTTTAGGGCACTCTTTGCACGACGTGTTTTCTCCGACATTTTATGTAGCCGTTGGCCTTGTGCTGCTGCTCGTCTTACTCCCCGTCATTCACAAATCTTTCAAAGGAAGACGGCACAAGGATGTCGTCTAG
- the acnA gene encoding aconitate hydratase AcnA, giving the protein MTDKLFPFKTKASLTVGNKTYQYHRLQALEEQGIGNVSRLPFSIKVLLEAVLRQWDGHAVKTEHVEQLANWNAKSPAKREVPFKPARIVLQDFTGVPAVVDLAALRSAMARMNGDAERINPLVPVDLVIDHSVQVDRYATKDALEYNMNLEFERNEERYRLLKWAEKSFENFQVVPPATGIVHQVNLEYLAKVVQKKQIGDETFLFPDSLVGTDSHTTMINGIGVVGWGVGGIEAEAGMLGQPLYMLEPEVIGFKLTGKLAEGATATDLALTVTSMLRKKGVVGKFVEFYGPGLSNISVADRATVANMSPEYGATMGFFPVDDETLKYLHLTGRDDEQIELVKAYLKAQGLFRTDETPDAEYTDTLELDLSTVTPSLAGPKRPQDRIELRDMQKKFQEVTQTPIEQGGFGLSEDDMDQKVEITLEDGTKTAIGTGSIAIAAITSCTNTSNPSVMIGAGLVAKKAVERGLKTPPYVKTSLAPGSKVVTQYLKKAGLMPSLEQLGFNLVGYGCTTCIGNSGPLKPEIEKAIVDNDLTVASVLSGNRNFEGRIHPLVKANYLASPPLVVAYALAGTVNIDLQKDPIGYDSDNRPVYLKDIWPTSKEIEDTISLAVTPEMFRQEYARVFDDNERWNAMDAPEGTLYEWDSESTYIQEPPFFQGLSPEAGSIEPIRKARVLALLGDSVTTDHISPAGSIAINSPAGQYLISRGVERRDFNSYGSRRGNHEVMMRGTFANIRIRNQMAPGTEGGVTKYVHTGDIMPIYDAAMKYKEEGEPLVVFAGKEYGTGSSRDWAAKGTNLLGVKAVIAESFERIHRSNLVGMGVLPLQLKDGQSWQSLGIKGDETFDITGLNDDLEPQQTLTVTGTRPDGSTFEFEVIARLDSQVDIDYYRNGGILQLVLRNFLASQEA; this is encoded by the coding sequence TTGACTGACAAACTGTTTCCATTCAAAACAAAGGCATCGTTAACTGTTGGAAACAAGACGTATCAGTACCACCGACTGCAGGCCCTGGAAGAACAAGGCATAGGCAACGTATCCCGCCTGCCTTTTTCCATTAAAGTGCTGCTGGAAGCCGTGCTCCGACAGTGGGACGGCCACGCCGTCAAAACGGAGCACGTCGAGCAGCTGGCCAACTGGAATGCTAAGTCTCCGGCGAAGCGCGAAGTCCCGTTTAAGCCTGCGCGCATCGTACTGCAAGACTTTACAGGTGTTCCGGCTGTCGTCGATTTGGCAGCCCTGCGCAGTGCCATGGCCCGGATGAACGGTGACGCCGAACGGATTAACCCCCTTGTGCCAGTCGATCTGGTCATCGACCATTCGGTGCAAGTGGACCGCTACGCAACGAAGGACGCCCTCGAGTACAATATGAATCTGGAATTCGAACGGAACGAAGAACGGTACCGCCTGCTGAAATGGGCAGAAAAATCTTTCGAGAACTTCCAGGTCGTCCCTCCGGCAACGGGGATCGTCCATCAGGTAAACTTGGAGTATCTCGCAAAAGTCGTACAGAAAAAACAAATTGGGGACGAAACGTTTCTCTTCCCCGACTCCCTCGTCGGAACCGACTCACACACGACGATGATCAACGGCATCGGAGTCGTCGGCTGGGGCGTGGGCGGTATTGAAGCCGAAGCCGGCATGCTGGGACAACCTCTGTACATGTTGGAACCTGAGGTGATCGGGTTCAAACTGACTGGGAAACTGGCAGAAGGAGCCACTGCCACCGACCTGGCCTTGACCGTGACGAGCATGCTGCGGAAAAAGGGCGTCGTCGGCAAATTCGTCGAGTTTTACGGCCCAGGCCTGAGTAACATAAGCGTTGCCGACCGGGCGACCGTCGCCAACATGTCGCCGGAATACGGCGCGACGATGGGCTTCTTCCCCGTCGACGACGAAACGCTGAAGTACTTGCACCTGACCGGACGTGATGACGAACAGATCGAGCTCGTCAAAGCGTACCTTAAAGCACAGGGCTTGTTCCGTACCGATGAAACGCCAGATGCAGAGTACACCGACACGCTGGAGCTCGACTTGTCGACGGTTACGCCGTCCTTGGCCGGGCCGAAGCGGCCGCAAGACCGGATCGAGCTGCGTGACATGCAAAAGAAATTCCAAGAAGTGACACAAACTCCGATCGAACAAGGCGGATTTGGTTTGTCCGAAGACGACATGGACCAAAAAGTCGAGATCACACTCGAAGACGGGACGAAGACAGCTATCGGCACCGGCTCTATTGCCATTGCCGCCATCACCAGCTGTACGAACACGTCCAACCCGTCCGTCATGATCGGAGCCGGCTTAGTCGCCAAAAAAGCCGTCGAACGCGGGTTGAAAACACCCCCTTACGTGAAGACAAGCCTCGCTCCCGGTTCGAAAGTCGTAACCCAATATTTGAAAAAGGCCGGTTTGATGCCGTCCCTGGAACAACTCGGCTTTAACCTCGTCGGGTACGGTTGTACGACGTGTATCGGAAACAGCGGTCCTCTGAAACCCGAAATCGAGAAAGCGATAGTAGACAACGACTTGACCGTCGCCTCCGTGCTGAGCGGCAACCGCAACTTCGAAGGGCGGATTCACCCCCTCGTCAAGGCGAACTACTTGGCCTCTCCGCCGCTCGTCGTCGCTTACGCGCTGGCCGGAACGGTGAACATCGACTTGCAAAAAGACCCGATCGGCTACGACAGCGACAACCGGCCCGTTTACTTGAAAGACATCTGGCCCACGTCCAAAGAAATCGAAGACACGATTTCCCTTGCGGTGACACCGGAAATGTTCCGCCAAGAGTACGCCCGCGTCTTCGACGACAACGAACGCTGGAATGCGATGGACGCGCCGGAAGGAACGCTGTACGAATGGGACAGTGAATCCACGTACATTCAAGAACCGCCGTTCTTCCAAGGCCTCTCCCCTGAAGCAGGGTCCATCGAGCCGATCCGAAAGGCACGTGTCCTGGCACTGCTCGGGGATTCGGTCACGACCGACCACATTTCCCCCGCCGGGTCCATCGCCATCAACAGTCCGGCCGGACAGTACTTGATCAGTCGCGGAGTGGAGCGGCGCGATTTCAACTCCTACGGCTCCCGCCGCGGTAACCACGAAGTGATGATGCGCGGCACGTTTGCCAACATCCGCATCCGCAACCAGATGGCGCCGGGGACGGAAGGCGGCGTGACGAAATACGTGCACACGGGAGATATCATGCCTATTTACGACGCCGCGATGAAGTACAAAGAAGAAGGAGAGCCCCTCGTCGTCTTTGCCGGTAAAGAGTACGGCACCGGAAGCTCCCGCGACTGGGCGGCAAAAGGCACCAACCTGCTCGGGGTCAAAGCCGTCATCGCTGAGAGCTTTGAGCGCATCCACCGCAGCAACCTCGTCGGCATGGGAGTACTGCCGCTGCAGCTGAAAGATGGCCAAAGCTGGCAATCCCTCGGCATTAAAGGCGACGAAACGTTCGACATCACGGGTTTGAACGATGACCTGGAACCGCAGCAAACACTGACCGTAACCGGCACGCGCCCGGACGGATCGACGTTTGAGTTCGAAGTGATCGCACGTCTCGACAGCCAAGTCGACATCGACTACTACAGAAACGGCGGGATCTTGCAACTCGTCTTGCGCAACTTCCTCGCTTCGCAAGAAGCGTAA
- a CDS encoding ArsR/SmtB family transcription factor: MKGLKSVPNDVCEVFCYDEEKVKRVRKTVDRVEGVEMMFKALADQTRLKVAYALLQEEELCVCDIANIIGTSTANASHHLRTLRNMGLAKYRKEGKLVFYALKDEHIRTLIETALIHHEERE; encoded by the coding sequence ATGAAAGGGTTGAAGTCTGTGCCCAACGATGTGTGCGAAGTTTTTTGTTACGACGAGGAAAAAGTTAAGCGTGTGCGCAAGACTGTGGATCGCGTAGAAGGCGTTGAGATGATGTTCAAGGCTTTAGCGGATCAGACGCGGCTCAAAGTGGCTTACGCCCTTTTACAGGAAGAGGAGTTGTGCGTGTGCGACATCGCCAACATCATCGGCACGTCCACCGCTAACGCTTCCCACCACTTGCGAACCCTTCGCAACATGGGTCTGGCGAAGTACCGCAAGGAAGGTAAACTCGTCTTTTACGCCTTAAAAGACGAGCACATTCGGACGCTGATCGAAACGGCGCTCATTCACCACGAGGAGCGGGAGTAA
- a CDS encoding cation diffusion facilitator family transporter: MSDHHAHGHHHTKTNRKALFIAFLTIFGFMVVEAIGGWLTGSLALLSDAGHMFSDAAALFLSLTAMRIAARPPSAAKTYGYHRVEILAAFINGLTLAVISFAIFWEAYERIQQPPVVMSSGMLVVAVVGLIVNVMAAYVLMKGDTKGNLNVRSAFLHVVGDLFGSLGAITAGTLMLLFGWYWADPLVSALIAAFILWSGLRVLRDSVHVLMEGTPKHLSLQKLSDSLISLSGVKEVHDLHVWTVTSGFTALSCHLVVDEAVNSQRLLRTAKQVLHDEYGIEHCTLQLETGKLCDEENICEGRRTPTRT, encoded by the coding sequence ATGTCCGATCATCACGCACACGGCCACCATCACACGAAGACCAACCGCAAAGCCCTGTTTATAGCGTTTCTCACGATATTTGGGTTCATGGTCGTCGAGGCCATTGGCGGGTGGCTGACCGGCAGTTTGGCATTGTTGTCAGACGCGGGACACATGTTCAGCGATGCGGCTGCGCTGTTTTTGAGCCTCACGGCGATGCGGATTGCCGCACGACCGCCTTCGGCGGCTAAAACGTACGGATACCATCGAGTTGAAATACTGGCGGCGTTCATCAACGGCCTGACGCTGGCTGTCATCTCTTTCGCTATTTTTTGGGAAGCGTACGAGCGGATTCAACAACCGCCGGTTGTTATGAGTTCCGGCATGCTTGTCGTTGCGGTTGTCGGCCTTATCGTCAATGTCATGGCGGCGTACGTGTTAATGAAAGGCGACACGAAAGGAAATTTAAATGTGAGAAGCGCCTTTTTGCACGTGGTCGGCGATCTGTTCGGTTCGTTAGGGGCGATCACAGCGGGAACCCTAATGTTACTGTTTGGTTGGTACTGGGCGGACCCCCTCGTGAGTGCACTCATTGCTGCATTCATATTGTGGAGCGGCTTGCGGGTCTTGCGCGATTCGGTGCACGTCTTGATGGAGGGGACACCGAAACACCTTTCTTTACAAAAACTGAGCGATTCGTTGATCAGCCTGTCCGGTGTAAAAGAAGTACACGATTTACACGTGTGGACCGTGACGTCTGGATTTACGGCGTTAAGTTGTCACCTCGTCGTGGATGAGGCGGTTAACAGCCAGCGTCTGTTGCGAACGGCCAAACAGGTGTTACACGATGAGTACGGTATTGAACACTGCACGCTACAGCTGGAAACTGGCAAGTTGTGTGATGAAGAGAACATATGTGAAGGGCGGCGCACACCGACGCGGACGTAA
- a CDS encoding PCYCGC motif-containing (lipo)protein, translating into MRRGISVSLMIVWSVFFLAACHTDTELAKTGDVREATPAADVLPTFLSGKSEDVQSVYRIAAERRQMLQHIPCYCGCGDSVGHQSNADCFVYTVKEDGAVVWDDHGTKCGVCLEIAVKSAQMAAEGADIKTVRQTIDAQYGTGYADPTPTPLP; encoded by the coding sequence ATGAGACGGGGAATTTCAGTGTCTCTGATGATCGTGTGGTCCGTGTTTTTCCTTGCAGCCTGCCACACGGATACAGAATTGGCTAAAACCGGAGACGTTAGGGAGGCGACTCCGGCGGCTGACGTATTGCCGACATTTCTGTCCGGGAAGTCCGAGGATGTGCAGTCGGTTTACCGTATTGCCGCCGAACGCCGACAAATGTTGCAGCATATTCCGTGTTATTGCGGATGCGGAGATTCGGTCGGGCACCAAAGCAACGCCGACTGTTTCGTCTACACCGTTAAGGAAGACGGTGCGGTAGTATGGGACGATCACGGGACGAAATGCGGCGTGTGCTTGGAAATCGCCGTGAAGTCTGCCCAGATGGCAGCAGAAGGGGCGGATATCAAAACAGTGCGCCAAACGATCGACGCGCAATACGGAACGGGTTATGCCGATCCGACGCCGACTCCGCTACCGTAA
- a CDS encoding MBL fold metallo-hydrolase gives MALHVRAFVLGPIMTNAYLMWDDSSKGGVVIDPGSNPEQLLDLIRTENLTIEAVLLTHAHFDHIGGVEDVRAVTGAPVYVHREEAEWLTDPAQNGSALFGVGDVRGKEADVLLSGGEVLTFFGTDVKVLFTPGHSPGSVSFYWEKDRLLASGDVLFQGSVGRTDLPGGNYETLMGSIEKIMDLPEETRVLPGHGPETTVEREQTGNPFISGLS, from the coding sequence ATGGCGCTTCACGTTCGCGCTTTTGTTTTGGGACCGATTATGACGAACGCGTACTTAATGTGGGACGACTCATCTAAAGGTGGTGTCGTAATCGACCCGGGCTCAAATCCGGAGCAGCTGCTCGATCTGATCCGTACTGAAAACCTGACGATTGAGGCAGTACTTCTCACTCACGCCCACTTTGACCACATCGGCGGTGTGGAAGACGTTCGCGCTGTGACGGGCGCTCCGGTGTACGTGCATCGTGAAGAAGCAGAGTGGTTGACGGACCCGGCCCAAAACGGTTCGGCGTTGTTTGGCGTGGGAGACGTCCGCGGAAAAGAGGCCGACGTGCTACTTTCCGGGGGAGAAGTGCTGACGTTTTTCGGCACAGATGTAAAAGTCCTGTTCACGCCTGGGCACTCTCCCGGAAGCGTGAGTTTTTATTGGGAAAAAGATCGTTTGCTCGCGAGCGGAGACGTCCTCTTTCAGGGGTCCGTCGGGCGGACTGATTTGCCCGGGGGGAATTACGAAACGTTAATGGGAAGCATCGAGAAAATTATGGACTTGCCAGAAGAGACGCGGGTCCTGCCCGGACACGGCCCTGAAACGACCGTCGAGCGGGAGCAGACGGGAAATCCGTTTATCAGCGGGCTGTCATAA
- a CDS encoding class I SAM-dependent methyltransferase, which translates to MTPLAEWIKEQTLRRVGNRVTFKEFMEWALYHPTLGYYRRAGTKVGKGGDFYTSAHVGSVFGKAVAEFLNNLAKAFEGEQWAIVEFGSGDGKLADDILRYLREKPAVETLEGYYLVESSPYHQQLSDTRFKGDPLVRRVNRLDQAVTGHPLVVISNELIDAMPVHRLQYVDGHWGELYVTWNEGKGTFEEVVGECSTPDLVRYVQEEHPPDRDGQTIEVNLEAYRWLKELASSLSKGFVLTIDYGYEKDELWREERRRGTLMCYYRHRAVTNPYVRVGEQDMTSHVNFSSLKRWGRTFGLTPLKFVSQREFLVEAGILQSLRDHDNPDPFSETARRNRAIRQLIIPGGMGDTFKVLLQGKGI; encoded by the coding sequence TTGACACCGCTTGCGGAGTGGATTAAAGAACAGACGTTGAGGCGCGTGGGAAACCGTGTAACATTCAAGGAGTTTATGGAGTGGGCGCTGTACCATCCGACTCTCGGTTACTACCGCCGCGCGGGGACGAAAGTCGGGAAGGGTGGCGATTTTTATACGAGCGCTCACGTCGGGTCTGTGTTCGGCAAGGCTGTGGCGGAGTTTCTGAACAATCTCGCGAAAGCGTTCGAAGGCGAACAGTGGGCAATTGTTGAATTCGGCAGCGGAGACGGAAAACTGGCAGACGACATTTTGCGTTACTTGCGTGAAAAGCCGGCAGTTGAAACGTTGGAAGGTTATTATTTGGTCGAATCTAGCCCGTACCACCAACAGTTGTCTGACACAAGGTTCAAGGGCGATCCCCTCGTTCGCCGGGTGAACAGATTAGACCAAGCCGTCACTGGGCATCCCCTTGTAGTCATTTCCAACGAGTTGATCGATGCCATGCCGGTTCATCGGTTGCAATACGTCGATGGGCATTGGGGTGAACTGTACGTCACGTGGAATGAAGGAAAAGGCACCTTCGAAGAGGTGGTGGGGGAATGTTCGACACCTGACTTAGTCCGCTACGTCCAGGAAGAGCATCCGCCCGACAGGGACGGGCAAACGATTGAAGTGAATTTAGAAGCGTACAGGTGGTTGAAAGAACTGGCCTCGTCACTCTCAAAAGGGTTTGTCCTCACTATCGATTACGGGTACGAAAAAGATGAATTGTGGCGGGAAGAACGGCGTCGCGGAACACTCATGTGCTACTATCGCCATCGTGCCGTGACCAACCCTTACGTTCGCGTCGGTGAACAGGATATGACGTCGCACGTCAACTTTTCTTCCCTCAAGCGTTGGGGACGTACATTCGGATTAACGCCTCTCAAGTTTGTTTCGCAGCGGGAGTTTTTAGTCGAGGCAGGCATTTTGCAGTCATTGCGCGATCACGACAACCCGGACCCGTTCAGCGAAACGGCCAGGCGCAATCGGGCCATCCGCCAGCTCATCATCCCTGGAGGAATGGGGGATACCTTCAAAGTGCTCTTACAGGGAAAAGGGATATAA
- a CDS encoding DUF2626 family protein — MGMDRMFRVLAFFLFAITLMFFAGDMATVAGLFLFQALVFLVLSYFRLSERAYLFVFGGYMVIAFIGMVFWSFFMMGSS; from the coding sequence ATGGGTATGGATCGCATGTTTCGCGTCTTGGCCTTCTTTTTGTTCGCGATCACGTTGATGTTTTTTGCCGGAGATATGGCGACAGTAGCCGGACTGTTCTTATTCCAGGCACTCGTCTTTTTGGTATTAAGCTACTTTCGCTTGTCTGAACGCGCGTACTTGTTTGTTTTTGGCGGATATATGGTCATCGCCTTCATCGGGATGGTCTTTTGGTCATTCTTTATGATGGGAAGCTCGTGA
- a CDS encoding RsfA family transcriptional regulator, with the protein MPSTRQDAWTEDDDLLLAEVTLRHIREGSTQLAAFEEVAEKLGRTPAACGFRWNSCVRKNYDAAIQIAKSQRQGLNKRRRKKQVSVSQSELERQSDPVSSLATVIRFLRQHKQEYAETSKRVRQLEKQLSEREAELEQLRTEHEELKRKVNNTEADYQSINDDYKALIKIMERARKLALLDEEDSSEEKPKFKMDVNGNLERVDK; encoded by the coding sequence ATGCCGTCAACGCGTCAAGACGCATGGACCGAAGATGACGATCTCTTACTGGCAGAGGTTACACTTCGACACATAAGAGAGGGAAGTACTCAGTTAGCAGCTTTTGAGGAAGTAGCCGAAAAACTGGGCAGGACACCTGCAGCTTGTGGTTTTCGCTGGAACAGCTGTGTTCGCAAAAACTACGATGCCGCGATACAGATTGCCAAGTCTCAGCGTCAAGGGCTTAACAAACGACGACGTAAAAAGCAGGTGTCGGTATCACAGAGTGAATTGGAAAGGCAGAGCGACCCCGTCTCGTCCCTCGCGACCGTCATTCGATTTTTGCGGCAGCACAAACAGGAGTACGCCGAAACGAGTAAACGCGTTCGGCAGTTAGAAAAACAGTTGTCTGAGCGAGAGGCGGAATTGGAACAGCTACGCACTGAACACGAAGAATTAAAAAGAAAAGTGAACAACACGGAAGCCGATTATCAATCCATTAACGACGACTACAAGGCGCTCATCAAGATCATGGAGCGGGCTCGAAAATTAGCTCTACTTGACGAAGAAGACAGCAGTGAAGAAAAGCCGAAGTTTAAGATGGACGTCAACGGAAATCTTGAACGCGTCGACAAGTAA